GGGGATACATCATGAGGATGAGGCCGGCGGCGATGGGGATGTTCGTTGTCCCCACCTGGAAGCGGTTGATGAACTGCTCCACGCCCGGCACGAACCAGCCGAGGCCGATACCGAAGGCCATAGCGGCGAAGATCCAGAGGGTGAGCCAGCGGTCGAGAAATGAGAGGTTGCGGGAAACGTGTTTACTCATGGCTGTCTCCCGTCAGGTGGGTTGTCAGTTTCTCGCGCATCTCGTCCCGCACCCGGCGGAACTCGGCCATGATCTCTTCCTCGGTTCCCGCGGTCCGGGAAGGGTCGGTAAAGCCCAGGTGCTCGCGCCGGACTCCGCCCACGAACAGGGGGCATGTCTCGGCGGCATCGCCGCAAAGAGTGATGACCCGGTCGAAGGACTGGCCGTCGAACTCGGCCAGATTCTTGGAATGCTGGCCGGAGATGTCGATTCCAAGTTCTGCCATGGCCCTGGTTGCCCGGGGATTGACCCTGGTGGCCTCGGTGCCCGCTGAGCAGGCCTCCCACCGGTCGCCGAGGAAGTGGTTCACCAGTCCCTCGGCCATCTGGGAGCGGTTGGCGTTGTGAGTGCAGAGGAAGAGGACGCGCTGTTTCATTGAATCTCCTGTGTTTATCCGGATAGGCGGATGGTTTGCCG
The nucleotide sequence above comes from Geobacter benzoatilyticus. Encoded proteins:
- a CDS encoding arsenate reductase ArsC, translating into MKQRVLFLCTHNANRSQMAEGLVNHFLGDRWEACSAGTEATRVNPRATRAMAELGIDISGQHSKNLAEFDGQSFDRVITLCGDAAETCPLFVGGVRREHLGFTDPSRTAGTEEEIMAEFRRVRDEMREKLTTHLTGDSHE